Proteins from a single region of Hordeum vulgare subsp. vulgare chromosome 6H, MorexV3_pseudomolecules_assembly, whole genome shotgun sequence:
- the LOC123402458 gene encoding rac-like GTP-binding protein 3, which produces MASSASRFIKCVTVGDGAVGKTCMLICYTSNKFPTDYIPTVFDNFSANVVADGTTVNLGLWDTAGQEDYNRLRPLSYRGADVFVLAFSLVSRASYENIMKKWIPELQHYAPGVPVVLVGTKLDLREDKHYLLDHPGMIPVTTAQGEELRKQVGALYYIECSSKTQQNVKAVFDAAIKVVIQPPTKQREKKKKKQRRGCSMMNFSGRKMLCFKS; this is translated from the exons AtggcgtccagcgcctcccggttcATCAAGTGCGTCACGGTGGGCGACGGCGCCGTCGGCAAGACCTGCATGCTCATCTGCTACACCAGCAACAAGTTCCCCACC GACTACATACCCACGGTGTTCGACAATTTCAGCGCGAACGTGGTGGCGGACGGCACCACGGTGAATTTGGGCCTTTGGGACACCGCCG GGCAGGAGGATTACAACCGGCTGAGGCCTCTAAGCTACCGCGGCGCCGACGTTTTCGTGCTTGCCTTCTCCCTTGTGAGCCGAGCTAGCTATGAGAATATCATGAAGAAG TGGATACCGGAGCTTCAGCATTACGCGCCCGGCGTACCTGTTGTGCTGGTAGGCACAAAACTGG ATCTTCGTGAAGATAAGCACTATTTGCTGGACCACCCTGGGATGATACCCGTTACCACAGCACAG GGGGAGGAACTTCGTAAGCAAGTTGGTGCTTTATATTACATAGAGTGCAGCTCAAAGACACAACAG AATGTCAAAGCTGTGTTTGATGCTGCTATCAAGGTAGTAATCCAGCCCCCAACTAaacaaagagaaaagaagaaaaagaaacagCGTCGGGGATGTTCTATGAT GAACTTCAGcggaaggaaaatgctatgcttcaAATCCTga